In Euleptes europaea isolate rEulEur1 chromosome 10, rEulEur1.hap1, whole genome shotgun sequence, the genomic window agTTTTGAAGCTGCAATGAAAGATTTACCTTCCTTTATCAAAGAGAAAGAGACCCAGTACCTCAACTTGAAGTTGTATATTATTACAGCCAGACAAATAATTAGTTTCTTATCCAAACCTTATTGTATCAAGCCTTAAACCAGAAGGAAATAATACAAACAATGACATAAAACAATGCAGAAACATTTCTTTTAGAAACAGAACTTGCTGGCAAAAGGGATATAATCCAATAGATGGTCTGTTCAAAAAGAAGAGAATGGGCAAGAACACTAAAGACTTTCCAGTTATGCAAAAAGTTccctaaaaaaatgttttccaaccCCTGGATCATGACAGAGAACTTTTGCCTGGGTTATGCGACCCTATAGAGCTATTATTTTTTTACTACATTTGAAAGGACCCACTGCCTACAGCGCAAGGTGCCATGTCTCCTCTTTGCATGTACGCTGAGAACAGCAGCACAGAAACAGAGAGGATTCCACCATAGCTCTGACCCCTTGTCTTGTTCCTTATGGTGCTtggcttgtgtttcctgtccCTAGATCTTTTGGATTGCTGCTCACGGCCCTGGCCTAGACACCAGGGAAGTGGTATCTCTGGCTCCCCTTCTTCCTAAGACTTGACTGATACTGGCTCAGTAGATTCCTGGTCTGGACCGACAGCTAGCACATTCACTCAAGGAATGTACGCTCAATTAGGATGAGTTTGACAGAGATGGGAAGAACGCTCACGATGGAAGCCTACAACTGTTTCCTGCCTAAGAATGTTCAAGGCCCGGATTCTTACAGCAAGATAAGCACAAAAATGTACGCAGTTAAGAAAGCAGTGAAATGGGACGCAATCTATGATAGATCACATAACCATAACGAAAAAGAAAGCATTTAACCAGGAAAAGACAAAGGATATCCCGCTTCTATTTTTGATGAAGCACAAGGAGCTGGTCACGGTTCCTACAGAGATGATTACTGCCTATTACTCCTACTTTTAGGGTTGCAAACACTTCCATATTTCACAGGCCGTAATAGGAATACTCATGCTGCAAAAGAATAATCTAAAAGTGTCATTCTGCTCACAGAAAGAGTCCTACTGTGAGTGGAAGGGCACCTTTGCAGCTGATACAGGAGCTTGGCTCCAACCCAAAGTCCAAATTCTACAGCAGGGCTGCAGTTTGTATACATTATGTGAACTAAGCTCATGTACttatatttgcataatttatttcacTTCTGCTAACAGAAGGCAGAAATGAGGGCATTGAACACCCATATATCAGAAATCTCTTTCAGTCAACCACCTGGCTTCTGCTATTTCACAAGGTACTGCCTACTGACTTTCAAGCAACATTTCAATAGTGAGGACGAATAGAgctattttgttttgttaaacaAAGAAAGCCAAGATTGAACTCTTGTCATTTAGCACATATTACACTTTTCCTGTGTTTACGCTAAACTGCAAAATTCACACATCAATTGCAATATTCTAAGGGCCATAAGCATTTACAAAACGGTTATTGGACTAAACAGTCTTTTGTCTGTCTCCAGTACGTAATATTGTGACAAACCAGAGCTTACACAGAAAACAACTGGAACTACCTGAAAGTATAAATGTGATTCTAACAAATATGTTTAGGGTTAAAATCTCGCCGTTTAAAATGTTCCATATTTAGAGTATGTATATAGGACTTCTTATACATACCTTATAGAGCACATACACTCATAGTTGCATTATTTATTCTTTTTGTTGGACAACTTTTCTTCCATTACAAGGATGATCAAGCACaatactgttgttttttttaaatctatttcTCAGGACATACAGGAActgcagtgcaaaactaaaatgaataaaattcaaATGGGACTTCTTTTAGAGGAATATTATTACAATTTGATATTAAGTTCTAGAACACTTCTTTAGAAGAGCTACTGTTTGTTACTTTCAGGACCACTTCAGCATGTTAATGAGGTTTCTCTAAAAACTCTTTACAGCATCTAAGGCATTGTTCATAAACAGTACTAAAATCTTCATCATTCCCCTACGGGAAAAAAGAGAAACAGGAGGTAAGTGATCAAGGGCACCTATTCCAGCtgcaaatacatttatttattagataATATGACCGATTTTATGATAGATAGGAGTAAATGGGCTGGGATACTTACATAATATGGATCTTCGATAATAAGCTGTTTCTGGGGATCATAGCTGCCCAACAGTTCAATTTGAGCTTTACAGTTCTGAATTTGATTGCTTTTCCTTTTCAGATCTCTGCAATTGAAAATATACAGCAGCTTTTTCTCATGAAGTGCATAACATGGGTTTTTTATTGGACATCAGCACATTTGTAAATAGAATTTGTAAAGTATGAAGGATACTGAAAGACTCCAAGCGGCGATTCCAGCATGATGCACTTTTCCTACAAATAGTATCAAGGACACTATGGATAAAAAGTAATTACAAATCTCCGCCTTTCATAGATGTATTCTCATGTTTATTGCTATTATTTTGTCAGCAAAGTGACTTTATATTGTTTCTTCCCCAATTCATTTCCCTTGTTCAGCCTTAACTTTTAGATAATAAAAATGTTGTTCATGTACTTCTAGAAAATGGAGAAAACGCTTCCATGCTTCCATTGCACAATACTCCTTTGTTAGACATTTCCTTTATTTTCATTCCAGCTCAATTCAAAAACAGTATTCTTCATGAACATTCTCCAATAATGCACCAATAACTGAAACGTTGGACAATATTATTTTCTACCGCATCTTCTCATTTTTAtgctttacaaaaacaaaaaggccTTAGACTTCCGCCCATCATCACTGAtttgcagccagccagccatcagACAGTATGTGGATTTCCACACTCGATTCCCTCCCATCAGTCCCTTTTGACCCTGGAAAAAATTATTGCTGTAACTGTGAGACCTACAGGTTTAtccatcgttgctggcctccccatgcctctcccctccacacacacactcttgctATCTgtggggggttgttctgctgaaATCTGGCTCCATGTTTGGGATTGtttaatgccatcttgttttatagttTATGATATgatgttttaactgatgtttttatggttttatgtactTTTGAGaggatgttacccgccctgaacccggcttggctgggaatgagggcgggctataaatttggggaaaaaatacatGGATGACTACTAGCTGCgcagtttggggggtggggaggcttcaGTGAGGAGAGAGAAGTAAGTGAAAGTGTCCCTTCCTTTGTCAGTGGAGCTTAACTTGCCCCTTTCCCATCCTGACTGAAGCCCCCCAACCCCTGGGGTTGTTTGTCTCTGTGGGTCTTGCAACCCCAGGAATAAGCTTTCCAGGGTCAAAAGGgcatctggggtgggggaaagggagaaaagaaacatGAGGAGAATCAATCTTATTCTAACAATTGGTGGGGGTATGAGCCAATACTTCCATGGTTGATGGCCATCTCTGGTTTGGATGATGGAAGACTAACTAAGTGGCAGCCCAGGGTCAGATAATGCCAAAGACACACAAGCACCTGATGGTCCTACAAAATTTTAACCAAGGCACATCTTAGAGTCTGAAGGCAACTAAATGTAGGTAAAAAAATGCCTCCGACCAAAAAGCCTTCAATATAAATGTTGGCAACTTTATCATGGGTCCCAGACATATAGTAAGGGCTGTTTCTGTGGCAAGATGCACTTTCAGCTCTAGCACAGGAGAGGAAGTTTCGATACCCTGCCTTTTGAATATGATTTGTCACAAAGACACATTCACATCAACAGCATTTTCTCCTATTGCGGAGTAAAACTGGTGATCATTTGCTTGCAGGAGGAACATTTTACTGCACTGTAAGTAAAACAACACGAGTCTGGCTGCTTCCTGACAACTGCCAAGCATGTCTTATGGATGTTGGGGGGAGGCACTTTTTAAAGGCTATCACTTCTAATCACAACACATTTTGATGCTGCATTTAGCAGAAACAACGTGATTATTGCGAGAAATGCTTATTTTTTACAACTTACCGTAAATTGCTTTCATCCATACAAAGTATATAATCAAATGTCAGGAAATCATCCTTCGTAATCTAAAATTCAACAAATATGTTTAAACAATGTTAAGCAGAGATCCATAACACCTGTATGGAATACTAAAAGTATATTCATTGCTAAATAAGAATTCTACGTTATCAGTTGCATAATAGTTGTGTATCTATTCATGGAAGTGtgtttttaaacaaagaaatGTCTAAGTGCCATTGGAGCTTTAAAATCAGAAGTTCTGTATACATACTAAGAGATGTTCATATGGGGTGTTTGAAAAATATAGTGTAAAAGTAGGTCTCCTGTAAGCATGCATACAGTTGAAAATTGTATGTCTTACTTTCTTATGCATAACTATTCCAGACAGAAAATCATGAATAGGTGATAAAAACAATACTATACAGGAAAAACAGGCAGGCCACTGGGTAATTAACTGTGTTAAAAGCACATGCTAGAGATAATAAAGTCTGCTACTCGAAAGCGTCTTTGGTCTCCTGCTTTGTGTTAAAAAAGATTCTGCATGTTAAACAATCCAAATATTTAGAGTATTCAAAgggagggactatggctcagGGGAgaagtctctgcttggcatgcagaaggtcccaggttcaatctccggcatctccagttaaaagggccaggcaccaggtgatgtgaacaacctctgcctgagaccctgcagagctgccgccagtctgagtagacaatgctgaccttgatggaccaatggtctgattcagaataaggcaccTTTGTATGTTCACAAGCATCACGGATCATATGTAAAAGGCACTAGAATTTGGCTACACCTGACTCATCATAAAGATGCCATCAACATTTCCACTTACGTTAAAACAAGGATTCTGATGTTTAATACTTTGTTACTGCATGTATTGAACACAGCCACTACCAGGACTGGACAATAATTACAGCGCAAGATACTCCCACGATTTCTGCCAAACAATGAAACAGACTCCTTCTACCTGTCGTGCTTTATGGGCCGCCTCAATGCCATGATTTCTTAGACAGCTTAAAGCCCTTGCATCTGGGGAGCGCCCCACGTTCCAGTCAGAAACAGCGGCACTGTCTATCATCCACTGCAAACAACAATACATACATATTTAAAGAAACATGGGTACAGTACCTGCCTGGCAATATGATTCATAGTAATGCCATGTTTCCGCATGCAATTCTGGCCTCGATAATCTGGAGGGTTTCCTATTTCATACGTAGATGTTGCTGCACTGTCTATCCTCCACTACAGAAAAACAAAttcaaatattttcattttccctTCACACTATTATAATGCTAAGAGAAGTGAGCCATCCGAGGGCAGAAACAAAACTTTTACCTTGTTTTCAGCATTCTGATCAATGACAAGCTTTCTGAATACAGCTTCTGCTATAGGCGATCTGCAAATATTCCCTGTaggaaacagaaaaataaacatttaatacTATGATTCTAAAATAGAGACCTGCACCTCAATCAGCTAAAAACCTCTAGTATCTACAGAAGCAGAGTAGGAAAACTGGAAAATTGGCAGAGCTCTATAGTGCTGTGATAGTGTGGCAGCTTTATACTTGGTAATAGTAGAAAAGCACACTGTGTAGTCAGGAACGAAAGAGACTCAAGAGTATAACAGCAGCCCTATGGTCAGTGGAGAAGGAATCCCACCCACCTTTGATTGTAGCATCCCTGATTGTGGAGCACTGACAAAGCAATACACTAAACACCTCAAGCCCAATAATCAGTTTCCCATGGTTCTAAAATAAAAACCATCCACCTGTTTCTCAGTATTTAAAGATGGCCCACAAATTAATATTTCATAGAAAACAGAAAATGGGATAACTTCACTTTAGAAGCTTAATGATTCATGCATGTCTGAGACAAATGAACCCACAGCATTAAAGTGCATAGATATTCAGAACTTCAGCTGTGCCATGGCAAAGATATAGTATTTTGCAAATACCAAAGATTCTTTCTGTTTTATTAAATCAATGTCCTTACCAGCTGTCAAGTAACCCACCCATCGCTTGTATCTTCTGCCCGTAATTTACTGCCAACCTCTTTATTTTCTTGTATAGTAGTACACCCCAGAAGTGTTAGGCAGCTCACCAAAACTAAGCACACATGGACTTTGAAAAGTTATTATGGATTTCATGAGCAGCAGTAAGACTATATTCCACTGTTAAAGAAAAGTAAGGCAGTAAACCTGCCAAGGGTCATTCAAGTCTTCATCGTTTTGGGGGCTTGACTATCATGTGCCTAGCATAAAGCTACTTCAATTGGTGCTTAGAAGTTAAACTGTTACGTTCCAAGCGTTTTAGGGGCTTTACTGTTTACTGGAAAAGGCACTTCTTGTATTGACTTATCTTCAAAAGGTAAATTACCAGCATAGCCGAACCCAAACTTTCCTAGATTTTAATCCTAATTCCAAATTACATATTGAAATGAAGTCAGAGCCTACAATCTGCAAAGATTTCTATTTCCTAAGAAGCACCTGGTCCCTTTGTCTAAGAGTGAAGTTATATATTCCCCAGCTGAGCCAGCATATTGAGATAAGCACAATTATATTGGGGGAGGCATAAACTTGTCCTGCTGTCCCACCTCATCTCACATATAGATTTGAAGCCTGAGTGAAGTGGTCAAGAAAGCATGCATCAACTTTCTTCATCCTCTCAACAGGGTGTAATCTGGACTACAGTCTGCCTTTCCATTTGTACTGATGGCTGATGTTAAGGGGGCATTTACAGACATCTCCCTCCTGATACAAAAACCCTGTACTATTGGGCTTCATTCTGTTTCTTCCTCTGTACCTCACCCTTTTCTGTCTATTTATTCCATGAAACCCATTTATAACCCATCAATTCATGAAAGAAATACATATAGATTTTAGTTTATTTTCCCAACTGTTTGCTGGCTTTATGGCTTTAGTGCAACCAGCTCTGGATTTAAGGGATGTACTAAGATCAAAGACTGAACAAATGCATTTGCAgactttttcttccttctttggtGATTGAAACTACTGGAAAGGCAGTAACCTTTTAATGAAGCAAAATGCTCTAATGTTATATTCATCTTTGTTGGAACTGTAGGCAGAGGAAGTATGGACAAGTAGAGGTTTCTGATCCAATggctcttatttatttaaaacattaattagctgcctttcttccttgtggaactctaggcagcttacaacataataataatgataataaaaacaaataaaaggtcACGGTTTacatttaaaaactccaattaggattgccaataaGTAAAACAgttaaatgcagtcctaaataaaactgacttcaattgcctcctgaagatcgacaatgagggggccaggtgcacctccctggggaggtttttccataattgtggggctgccacagaaaaggccctctctcacgTGTCCATGAGATGAGCTTCTGTGATTGATGGGACAATCAAGAGGCCTCTCCCTacaatcttaattcctgggcagaacTGTATGGGACAACATGGTCCTCCAGACACCCCAACTCATAATTATGTACAGCTCGAAGGATACAACCTTTAAAGAAAGAACTGAAACATAGATGTGAGTATGCAAAAACATGACTAGCAGATGTTTGTGTGTTCTTGAGGCACAGGATTAACTGAAAAGTTTCAtttctgaaaaacaacaacactcataGCTGTTTTTAAATTAACAAGCACTTCTTTCTTCAGTCATTGGGGTCCAGTTTGCTGGAGTCTTTAGATTTCAGTTATGTTATATATTTTCAGTTATTCCACCCCAGGGATATAATTAATATAGAAAAATACTAATCCTGGTCCATATGGTGcaatctcttcttcttcataggtcATGCACTCTTCTTATTGTTAACCGCAGGAGAAACTCAAACATATAACTTTGCAAGTATTAACTAGATTATAGATTGCTATGTAAAGAATATCTGCTACTCCTGTTACGAACAGAAGGCAGATGGTATAGTGATATTTGACCAGCTTTATATTTTGAAACCAATGTAAAAGTGGTCAGATGCTTTACACCATGCAAGAAAGGCCATAAGGTCACCAAGTCCTTCCCTATACCTTAGGGCAAACTGTGACTTATAAGTCAAGATAAGTATAAATCAAGTCCCACCTAGTTGTGACTAACTTACAGAGGATTAAGCGTGACTAGTTTTCTTCCATTTGGGCTACAATCTTCATATAAAGAATGCACCACAGAAAAGACACAACACACCAAGGTATATATATGGGGGGCTTTAAGCTACATAATGGCATTCCAATGGGTCACTAACACATTTAATTAGCAGGTAGGGAGTTGCCCCACCAAACCCAACTGTGATGATCATTGAGATCTTAAATGCAAAGTGAAACCATCATGTTCTTCCTCTGCTCTCAGACTTCCAAGAGATTTGTGTGTCTTGCGTTCTGTGGAGAAACATCTAACTGCTGGTTTTTGAATTTTGAATGGAATGCTTCCAttctatatttttttcttctcagTATGCTGGGGCACAATCTGTTACTAGCTACGGTAACTGCATCCTGTGGCTACTGAAGACAGCTAAGCATCCTACAGACACCATGGCCTGAAAGATCtgtctcccctctcccacacacacacactttttaaaaaaatccagcatGATGAAGAGTtatggagaactcaaaagcttgcacactgttctgTATCATTTTGGTTCATCTTAACAAAAGGTATTCGTaacttttggattttgctttggaccaaggCCACTACTTGCCACTTTTATCCAATCAATTCTCATAAAGGGCATGTCATTGTGCACACCCAGAAATGACCCTTTCTAGCTGTCAAGTTCACCATTAAAGCTCCACATATACATTATCCTCTGATAACTGTAGCTGGAgtgctttgcttttgtttttgtgtgCATTTGTTTTGAACCCAGGTAATGAATCCATTACCTTATAAGCTTCTCAAGACACATCAGTATAATGaaacaagtaaaaaaaatgatttcAACAGAGTAGCATCTGCTTCACTATCATGTGGGTACAGAAGTTTCACATTAAATAATAGCAAGTAGGGACCTAGAGTATCTGAATGGCCTACAAGGAGACTGGGCTTTCAAAATGCTTTAACAATCAAGCTGTTATCAGCGCAAGCGGTTGTCAGCACCATAAGTTAATCAGGAAGGGAAGAGTCTGACTTGTAATTTAATTAAATTAGATAAAGGAGTCAAAGCATTCTAACAGCAGCCTTATACACACAACTGGAAAACCTACCAAGGCAGGACCTGAATTCTGttcacagaaaaaaaattatggcccaattttttaaacaaaagactACCCCCACAACTTAGTGAACTGCAACATGATCTACAACTGACAAAAACCACTAAACAACAATCAGCATCTATAACAATGCATGCAGTATGATGTCACTTTGAAGCCTTGTGACTGCCTCTTCCAGGCAACCAAACAAATGGAAAATTACTAGGCATCATTTAGAAAAAGAATAATGTAAGGAACGGCTCCTCTTatgttatttctttatttaaatatttatgtcctgcctttccatgtggttcaaggtagcttacaagtcacagttacaacattaaaaccaatAGAATAACCCTGCAGATGAGCCTTAGGAATACCACCTAGCCCTCCTCTTTCCAGGGGTCTGTAAGGCTCTTTGCTAAATGATATTGATTTAGTAAAGAAGATTGGTAAGGATTTGTGAAGTGGCTAGAGAATTTACCAATGACATACAGCAAGGCTGGGGGAAAAGAAATCTTTCATGTTTCTTCTATATGTTACTCTTCTGCAAAATTGAAGTAATTCAGACATCTAGGTACAGGAATTCTGCACACTCTGATATTTGTAGCTTGACACAAATAGCAATTGGGATTCCTCAGACAAGACAAAGTTATTATGCAACTAATAGCTGTGGACCAAGTTCATACTGAGGGACAAGAGCCAGTCCTTGAAAGAGAACCTGAAAATCTGTCCTGGGGAATGCATATAGGATGACCTAGTTTCACATTATAACTCAAATGTGATTTTTTTACAATAGCGTGTTTGTAAATAGCCCCTCCCTTAATAACTTTGGGAAGGCAGCCTAGGATCTGAGGTTTCATCAAATGATAGACAAATGATTAATAGATTATTAGCATAATAGTAAAATTATAAGCTAGTCATTTGTTATCGTTATCATGAACCGACAAAGAAGTGGATCAAGAGACAAGGAAGTGATTTTGCCTCTCTATATACTAATTTTGCCACACATGTAAAACAAAATAGTCTAATTAAGACTTTatgcaatgtttaaaaaataaCTACAAATAGTTATCATAGTTTACAGCATAATCTTGTTCATTATCATGTTATAGAATAGATTGTAAGGCACAAGGCCCTGTTCACCAGCTAGTTGGTTCTTCTGACCCATGGAAAAGGAATGTAAAAGAAGGAAAATCTCAACAGGCTCAACTTTTTAACCCCGATTTGACAAGCAGGGTCTGCTAATTTTTTCCCCTACACAACTATTACAGCTGCCTTAATGAACCATCACCTCACAGCCACAGAATGCACTCTATTTGAAACCCTTTCAGGGCCACGCCCCCAGAGAGACATGCATATGTGTGTACAACACAAGGGATCTCATTTCAgtgctctcccttccctccagTCCATTCCTTTTTCTTAGCAACGGCTGAGCAGACCTGACTTAAGTCCACAATCCTATTCACACTTACCTGCAAGGAAGTCTACTAAACTCAGCAGGTTTTACTGCCAGACAGACCCATTTGAGAATGCTCTCTAAGGCTGCCAACCCTATGCCCGATACCTGggatttctgaataaacatgcatgcAATTACAGTGTGAGTACCCCTCCGCAGCTGGGGCTGGTGTGTCCCCCCATTAACATAGAGCCCAATGGAGTAATGAAggcaaggaggctggtgtgagcttacggcttgctttattggccaagaagtcataactgggtgatccaggatccagacaaagagctccgcgatcctgtcacacagagggaggggcaatgcaagaggttttatagacatttgacattccaataacattcgatgttagcttgtcaatgcaatgTCATTAGTTTCTAAAGCGCCTGCGTGAGcattgctacattaatgaatagaACTCTActgttcccttgcagggtgaagcgaaacctaaaggaggaataggtgggaggaaggctgttcccttatgtgagaggaaagattccagcctttggcATGTGTGTGTCTACTTgctaatggaaagggggggggcactgaCAAGCGGCTTCCATGGGTATGCGTGTAGCCTGCGTGTCTGAATGTGGTTAGGTCGGCACAACAGGGTGAGCAGCGCTGCTGAGAAAGGGAAGTTACCGGTGAGCCATGGAACAGCAGTGACCAAGTGAGAAGGCGGGAACAGCAGAAGAGaaagcagacacacacacacacatgtagtagaaaagggcaagagtccagactAACAaactaaagactaacaaaaatattttctggtagggtatgagctttcgtaagccacagctcacttcttcagatacagctagaatgtgaatccatctgtctttaagtagaggacagtgaattcagacaagtattagtatgtaaatgttaacagtatgtaaatgtgaatagcaggcgtgatgggattaggtgtggtatgcagaaaagtctgtgacgtccaggggagagatgggtgtggagaaatcagcattggtcatgagccatgaatgcaaggtctttattcagcccaggtaaatgcattgtctttattggttcttgtaggttatccgggctgtgtgaccgtggtcttggcatttccTTTCctaggaagaaggaaagaaaataccaagaccacggtcacacagcccggctaacctacaagaaccaatgaactctgaccgtgaaagccttcgacaatatttttgcattgtctttagtttgaatatcaactgtaattcagcagtttccctttccaatctccctttgaaattcctttgtaagagaactgcaactgtgaatgacacacacacacatgcaaaaaagACGCGACGGATTAGAAAACGTCAGGTAAGGAGAGAGAATACTGCACTCCTGCTTTATTATGCAACTAGAGAGACGGGGAAGGCGGAGAAACACGAAGAAGTCTGGATCGTT contains:
- the ACP1 gene encoding low molecular weight phosphotyrosine protein phosphatase isoform X1; amino-acid sequence: MAAEGRSVLFVCLGNICRSPIAEAVFRKLVIDQNAENKWMIDSAAVSDWNVGRSPDARALSCLRNHGIEAAHKARQITKDDFLTFDYILCMDESNLRDLKRKSNQIQNCKAQIELLGSYDPQKQLIIEDPYYGNDEDFSTVYEQCLRCCKEFLEKPH
- the ACP1 gene encoding low molecular weight phosphotyrosine protein phosphatase isoform X2 gives rise to the protein MAAEGRSVLFVCLGNICRSPIAEAVFRKLVIDQNAENKWRIDSAATSTYEIGNPPDYRGQNCMRKHGITMNHIARQITKDDFLTFDYILCMDESNLRDLKRKSNQIQNCKAQIELLGSYDPQKQLIIEDPYYGNDEDFSTVYEQCLRCCKEFLEKPH